In a single window of the Rhodamnia argentea isolate NSW1041297 chromosome 2, ASM2092103v1, whole genome shotgun sequence genome:
- the LOC115733631 gene encoding protein ABA AND ROS SENSITIVE 1 isoform X2, whose translation MDAQTRNKTLFRAKLSALKKAKRIDSPLVRYNESDQPVCRVCDIVLKSDCHWDAHQASRKHHEAISNLKASAAGSTGNTNKKSEPAPKLHKHQPEPSKELRGNQNESSRAMPKPKSSSGLPPNFFDNDLQKSKAGNSSRPQIDTSVDMQNNMNGLPSEDVVPTTSGQSSKEVIQTVEKMAGPELKQTKGALPEGFFDSKEADLRARGIKPVKIDVKDEYKEFEKLIQEDLREVDDRLEEEEIDAAEMIETAESVEQKVYTGRVEILRKKKLELKAARSAKRRKSSEEVSKESGQDESSSDDDTEENFAVDWRAQHL comes from the exons ATGGACGCTCAGACGAGGAACAAGACATTGTTTCGAGCCAAATTGAGCGCGCTGAAGAAGGCCAAACGCATCGATTCTCCGCTCGTCAG GTACAATGAATCTGATCAACCTGTTTGTAGGGTCTGTGACATTGTTCTGAAGTCTGATTGCCACTGGGATGCACATCAAGCTTCTCGCAAACATCACGAG GCAATTTCCAATCTAAAAGCAAGTGCAGCTGGATCAACAGGGAATACCAATAAAAAGTCAGAGCCGGCCCCCAAATTGCATAAACATCAACCTGAACCTTCTAAGGAGCTGCGGGGCAACCAAAATGAATCCTCAAGAGCAATGCCTAAACCCAAATCATCCTCTGGACTTCCTCCAAATTTTTTCGACAATGATTTACAGAAGAGTAAAGCTG GGAATTCTAGTCGACCTCAAATTGATACTTCAGTGGACATGCAGAATAATATGAATGGATTGCCTTCTGAAGATGTCGTACCAACAACTAGTGGTCAGTCATCTAAGGAGGTCATCCAGACAGTAGAAAAAATGGCGGGTCCTGAGTTGAAGCAAACAAAAGGAGCACTCCCTGAAGGTTTCTTTGATAGCAAGGAGGCTGATTTACGTGCTCGTGGCATCAAGCCAGTTAAGATAGATGTGAa AGACGAGTACAAGGAATTTGAAAAGTTGATCCAGGAGGACTTGCGGGAGGTGGATGATAGGCTGGAAGAAGAGGAG ATTGATGCAGCTGAGATGATAGAAACGGCAGAATCTGTAGAGCAAAA GGTTTACACTGGAAGAGTGGAGATATTACGGAAGAAGAAGCTGGAGTTGAAGGCTGCTAGGTCCGCAAAACGTAGAAAAAGTTCTGAAGAAGTCAGCAAGGAGTCTGGACAAGATGAGTCATCAAGTGATGATGATACTGAAGAGAACTTTGCAGTTGATTGGAGGGCTCAACATCTTTAA
- the LOC115733237 gene encoding tRNA threonylcarbamoyladenosine dehydratase isoform X1, giving the protein MGEKVKLVMLLGGGAILGSVSTLVLLKLLPRRRGQKYIKEDFRLQGDGLTLETTKRDYSSNGDHQRADADLLKDEIVSEQLTRNIQFFGLESLQKVTKSYVVVIGLGGVGSHAASMLLRSGVGKLLLVDFDQVSLSSLNRHAVATRADVGTPKAHCLKKHFSSVFPESSIEAKVLLYDASTEEEILSGNPDFVLDCIDNIDTKVALLAACVRRGVKVLSATGAGARADPTRIRVADLKESTNDPLSRAVRHRLRKDYGIEGGIPVVFSLEKPKVKLLPFRGPNGEEENPSDYQIVPGFRVRIVPVLGTIPAIFGQIMASYVVTQLARFQVQMEPVVNLDMDHYRVLHQRLIEHEESLFGTATHVQVDVEEVMYVVKELWHGRSAREQIAKDVGRAMWRSVNELMLVRWDRAQPASVANLILLKFNEADEHEQRTLDDIRKEEPEFFTRVTSVLQRARADFGL; this is encoded by the exons atgggagaGAAAGTGAAGTTGGTGATGTTGCTCGGAGGGGGAGCTATTCTCGGCTCTGTTTCCACCCTCGTCCTCCTCAAGCTCCTCCCCAG AAGGCGTGGACAGAAGTACATTAAGGAAGATTTTAGATTACAAG GTGATGGGCTTACACTTGAAACCACGAAGAGAGATTACTCTTCGAATGGAGATCATCAGAGAGCTGATGCAGATCTGCTGAAAGATGAAATAGTTTCCGAACAACTGACCAG GAACATCCAGTTCTTTGGCTTGGAATCTCTACAGAAAGTGACAAAATCCTATGTTGTGGTCATTGGCCTAGGAGGAGTTGGTAGTCATGCTGCATCAATGCTTCTGAGGTCAGGAGTTGGAAAACTTCTTCTTGTGGATTTCGACCAG GTATCACTATCATCACTTAATCGACACGCAGTGGCAACAAGAGCTGATGTTGGTACTCCAAAAGCCCACTGCCTGAAGAAGCATTTCTCATCAGTCTTCCCTGAGAGCAGTATAGAGGCGAAAGTGCTGCTGTATGATGCATCAACAGAAGAAGAAATCCTTTCAGGCAAtcctgattttgtcttggactGCATTGATAACATTGACACCAAG GTTGCTCTTCTTGCTGCATGTGTTCGTAGAGGAGTGAAGGTTCTATCTGCAACGGGAGCTGGTGCTAGAGCTGATCCAACAAGAATTCGCGTAGCTGATTTAAAGGAGTCCACAAATGATCCATTATCTAGAGCT GTAAGACATCGTTTGAGGAAGGACTATGGCATTGAAGGTGGTATCCCAGTTGTGTTTTCCTTAGAGAAACCTAAGGTGAAGCTGCTTCCATTCAGGGGTccaaatggagaagaagaaaatcctTCAGATTATCAA ATTGTGCCAGGTTTTAGGGTTCGTATAGTCCCTGTTCTGGGCACCATTCCTGCAATTTTTGGACAGATCATGGCTTCCTATGTGGTCACACAACTTGCAAGATTTCAAGTTCAAATGGAGCCAGTGGTCAATTTGGATATGGATCATTACAGGGTCCTTCATCAACGGCTTATTGAGCATGAGGAGTCACTCTTTGGAACAGCTACACATGTCCAG GTTGATGTTGAAGAAGTGATGTACGTGGTAAAAGAGTTATGGCATGGTCGCAGCGCAAGAGAGCAGATCGCAAAAGATGTAGGACGTGCAATGTGGAGATCTGTTAATGAGTTGATGCTTGTGAG GTGGGATCGAGCCCAACCAGCATCAGTAGCCAATTTGATTCTACTAAAATTTAATGAG GCTGATGAACATGAGCAAAGGACCCTTGACGATATACGAAAAGAGGAACCAGAGTTTTTCACAAGAGTGACATCGGTGCTTCAGAGAGCCAGGGCAGATTTCGGTTTGTAA
- the LOC115733237 gene encoding tRNA threonylcarbamoyladenosine dehydratase isoform X2 gives MGEKVKLVMLLGGGAILGSVSTLVLLKLLPRRRGQKYIKEDFRLQGDGLTLETTKRDYSSNGDHQRADADLLKDEIVSEQLTRNIQFFGLESLQKVTKSYVVVIGLGGVGSHAASMLLRSGVGKLLLVDFDQVSLSSLNRHAVATRADVGTPKAHCLKKHFSSVFPESSIEAKVLLYDASTEEEILSGNPDFVLDCIDNIDTKVALLAACVRRGVKVLSATGAGARADPTRIRVADLKESTNDPLSRAVRHRLRKDYGIEGGIPVVFSLEKPKVKLLPFRGPNGEEENPSDYQIVPGFRVRIVPVLGTIPAIFGQIMASYVVTQLARFQVQMEPVVNLDMDHYRVLHQRLIEHEESLFGTATHVQVDVEEVMYVVKELWHGRSAREQIAKDVGRAMWRSVNELMLVRLMNMSKGPLTIYEKRNQSFSQE, from the exons atgggagaGAAAGTGAAGTTGGTGATGTTGCTCGGAGGGGGAGCTATTCTCGGCTCTGTTTCCACCCTCGTCCTCCTCAAGCTCCTCCCCAG AAGGCGTGGACAGAAGTACATTAAGGAAGATTTTAGATTACAAG GTGATGGGCTTACACTTGAAACCACGAAGAGAGATTACTCTTCGAATGGAGATCATCAGAGAGCTGATGCAGATCTGCTGAAAGATGAAATAGTTTCCGAACAACTGACCAG GAACATCCAGTTCTTTGGCTTGGAATCTCTACAGAAAGTGACAAAATCCTATGTTGTGGTCATTGGCCTAGGAGGAGTTGGTAGTCATGCTGCATCAATGCTTCTGAGGTCAGGAGTTGGAAAACTTCTTCTTGTGGATTTCGACCAG GTATCACTATCATCACTTAATCGACACGCAGTGGCAACAAGAGCTGATGTTGGTACTCCAAAAGCCCACTGCCTGAAGAAGCATTTCTCATCAGTCTTCCCTGAGAGCAGTATAGAGGCGAAAGTGCTGCTGTATGATGCATCAACAGAAGAAGAAATCCTTTCAGGCAAtcctgattttgtcttggactGCATTGATAACATTGACACCAAG GTTGCTCTTCTTGCTGCATGTGTTCGTAGAGGAGTGAAGGTTCTATCTGCAACGGGAGCTGGTGCTAGAGCTGATCCAACAAGAATTCGCGTAGCTGATTTAAAGGAGTCCACAAATGATCCATTATCTAGAGCT GTAAGACATCGTTTGAGGAAGGACTATGGCATTGAAGGTGGTATCCCAGTTGTGTTTTCCTTAGAGAAACCTAAGGTGAAGCTGCTTCCATTCAGGGGTccaaatggagaagaagaaaatcctTCAGATTATCAA ATTGTGCCAGGTTTTAGGGTTCGTATAGTCCCTGTTCTGGGCACCATTCCTGCAATTTTTGGACAGATCATGGCTTCCTATGTGGTCACACAACTTGCAAGATTTCAAGTTCAAATGGAGCCAGTGGTCAATTTGGATATGGATCATTACAGGGTCCTTCATCAACGGCTTATTGAGCATGAGGAGTCACTCTTTGGAACAGCTACACATGTCCAG GTTGATGTTGAAGAAGTGATGTACGTGGTAAAAGAGTTATGGCATGGTCGCAGCGCAAGAGAGCAGATCGCAAAAGATGTAGGACGTGCAATGTGGAGATCTGTTAATGAGTTGATGCTTGTGAG GCTGATGAACATGAGCAAAGGACCCTTGACGATATACGAAAAGAGGAACCAGAGTTTTTCACAAGAGTGA
- the LOC115733237 gene encoding tRNA threonylcarbamoyladenosine dehydratase isoform X3 produces MGEKVKLVMLLGGGAILGSVSTLVLLKLLPRRRGQKYIKEDFRLQGDGLTLETTKRDYSSNGDHQRADADLLKDEIVSEQLTRNIQFFGLESLQKVTKSYVVVIGLGGVGSHAASMLLRSGVGKLLLVDFDQVSLSSLNRHAVATRADVGTPKAHCLKKHFSSVFPESSIEAKVLLYDASTEEEILSGNPDFVLDCIDNIDTKVRHRLRKDYGIEGGIPVVFSLEKPKVKLLPFRGPNGEEENPSDYQIVPGFRVRIVPVLGTIPAIFGQIMASYVVTQLARFQVQMEPVVNLDMDHYRVLHQRLIEHEESLFGTATHVQVDVEEVMYVVKELWHGRSAREQIAKDVGRAMWRSVNELMLVRWDRAQPASVANLILLKFNEADEHEQRTLDDIRKEEPEFFTRVTSVLQRARADFGL; encoded by the exons atgggagaGAAAGTGAAGTTGGTGATGTTGCTCGGAGGGGGAGCTATTCTCGGCTCTGTTTCCACCCTCGTCCTCCTCAAGCTCCTCCCCAG AAGGCGTGGACAGAAGTACATTAAGGAAGATTTTAGATTACAAG GTGATGGGCTTACACTTGAAACCACGAAGAGAGATTACTCTTCGAATGGAGATCATCAGAGAGCTGATGCAGATCTGCTGAAAGATGAAATAGTTTCCGAACAACTGACCAG GAACATCCAGTTCTTTGGCTTGGAATCTCTACAGAAAGTGACAAAATCCTATGTTGTGGTCATTGGCCTAGGAGGAGTTGGTAGTCATGCTGCATCAATGCTTCTGAGGTCAGGAGTTGGAAAACTTCTTCTTGTGGATTTCGACCAG GTATCACTATCATCACTTAATCGACACGCAGTGGCAACAAGAGCTGATGTTGGTACTCCAAAAGCCCACTGCCTGAAGAAGCATTTCTCATCAGTCTTCCCTGAGAGCAGTATAGAGGCGAAAGTGCTGCTGTATGATGCATCAACAGAAGAAGAAATCCTTTCAGGCAAtcctgattttgtcttggactGCATTGATAACATTGACACCAAG GTAAGACATCGTTTGAGGAAGGACTATGGCATTGAAGGTGGTATCCCAGTTGTGTTTTCCTTAGAGAAACCTAAGGTGAAGCTGCTTCCATTCAGGGGTccaaatggagaagaagaaaatcctTCAGATTATCAA ATTGTGCCAGGTTTTAGGGTTCGTATAGTCCCTGTTCTGGGCACCATTCCTGCAATTTTTGGACAGATCATGGCTTCCTATGTGGTCACACAACTTGCAAGATTTCAAGTTCAAATGGAGCCAGTGGTCAATTTGGATATGGATCATTACAGGGTCCTTCATCAACGGCTTATTGAGCATGAGGAGTCACTCTTTGGAACAGCTACACATGTCCAG GTTGATGTTGAAGAAGTGATGTACGTGGTAAAAGAGTTATGGCATGGTCGCAGCGCAAGAGAGCAGATCGCAAAAGATGTAGGACGTGCAATGTGGAGATCTGTTAATGAGTTGATGCTTGTGAG GTGGGATCGAGCCCAACCAGCATCAGTAGCCAATTTGATTCTACTAAAATTTAATGAG GCTGATGAACATGAGCAAAGGACCCTTGACGATATACGAAAAGAGGAACCAGAGTTTTTCACAAGAGTGACATCGGTGCTTCAGAGAGCCAGGGCAGATTTCGGTTTGTAA
- the LOC115733631 gene encoding protein ABA AND ROS SENSITIVE 1 isoform X1, which yields MCEGRRSSNWSCEKMDAQTRNKTLFRAKLSALKKAKRIDSPLVRYNESDQPVCRVCDIVLKSDCHWDAHQASRKHHEAISNLKASAAGSTGNTNKKSEPAPKLHKHQPEPSKELRGNQNESSRAMPKPKSSSGLPPNFFDNDLQKSKAGNSSRPQIDTSVDMQNNMNGLPSEDVVPTTSGQSSKEVIQTVEKMAGPELKQTKGALPEGFFDSKEADLRARGIKPVKIDVKDEYKEFEKLIQEDLREVDDRLEEEEIDAAEMIETAESVEQKVYTGRVEILRKKKLELKAARSAKRRKSSEEVSKESGQDESSSDDDTEENFAVDWRAQHL from the exons ATgtgtgaaggaagaagaagcagcaatTGGAG CTGCGAGAAGATGGACGCTCAGACGAGGAACAAGACATTGTTTCGAGCCAAATTGAGCGCGCTGAAGAAGGCCAAACGCATCGATTCTCCGCTCGTCAG GTACAATGAATCTGATCAACCTGTTTGTAGGGTCTGTGACATTGTTCTGAAGTCTGATTGCCACTGGGATGCACATCAAGCTTCTCGCAAACATCACGAG GCAATTTCCAATCTAAAAGCAAGTGCAGCTGGATCAACAGGGAATACCAATAAAAAGTCAGAGCCGGCCCCCAAATTGCATAAACATCAACCTGAACCTTCTAAGGAGCTGCGGGGCAACCAAAATGAATCCTCAAGAGCAATGCCTAAACCCAAATCATCCTCTGGACTTCCTCCAAATTTTTTCGACAATGATTTACAGAAGAGTAAAGCTG GGAATTCTAGTCGACCTCAAATTGATACTTCAGTGGACATGCAGAATAATATGAATGGATTGCCTTCTGAAGATGTCGTACCAACAACTAGTGGTCAGTCATCTAAGGAGGTCATCCAGACAGTAGAAAAAATGGCGGGTCCTGAGTTGAAGCAAACAAAAGGAGCACTCCCTGAAGGTTTCTTTGATAGCAAGGAGGCTGATTTACGTGCTCGTGGCATCAAGCCAGTTAAGATAGATGTGAa AGACGAGTACAAGGAATTTGAAAAGTTGATCCAGGAGGACTTGCGGGAGGTGGATGATAGGCTGGAAGAAGAGGAG ATTGATGCAGCTGAGATGATAGAAACGGCAGAATCTGTAGAGCAAAA GGTTTACACTGGAAGAGTGGAGATATTACGGAAGAAGAAGCTGGAGTTGAAGGCTGCTAGGTCCGCAAAACGTAGAAAAAGTTCTGAAGAAGTCAGCAAGGAGTCTGGACAAGATGAGTCATCAAGTGATGATGATACTGAAGAGAACTTTGCAGTTGATTGGAGGGCTCAACATCTTTAA